In the genome of Synchiropus splendidus isolate RoL2022-P1 chromosome 2, RoL_Sspl_1.0, whole genome shotgun sequence, the window TTCGGTGCAGTGTGACCGGTGGGTCAGCAGCAATTTGCATACCGGAGATGTAAAACAGCTTTCTTCTGAAGAGACGTGGAGATtgtattgaaacataaacatcgAGGAAGGAATTGTAAGTTTTACTTAACGCTTGCTGTATTTGCTAAGGACTCGCGCGCATGTGCGGGCGCTTTTGCGCTGCGATGAGTTTGGTGTCCGGGTTTCCTCAACACCCGGCCATGCACCATCACGACAGCCACCACTACTCGCTACATGCGGCTACAGCGACTCGTTGCCAAGAAGACAGTGCTGCGGCTCCTCAGTATTTCACCAGCTGGTTCATCAGCCGCGCGGACATGCCGCCCACTGAATACAAGTTTGCGCCTGGATACAGCCCGGACTACCATGGGAACAACGGCGCCGGCTCTAACGGAGGCCTGGACTCGCACTACCATCATCACTACGGGCCCACAGCTTTGCTCTCACATGGGGTTCGTAACTCAGAGACTGGAGCGGCGATCGGGCTTCAACACCAGACACATCCCCGGTCCGTAAAGCGCAGACCCACGGCTAACAGGAAAGAGAGGCGACGGACCCAAAGTATTAATTCGGCATTTGCAGAGTTGAGGGAATGTATTCCTAATGTTCCCGCTGACACTAAACTCTCGAAAATAAAGACATTAAGGCTGGCCACCAGCTACATCTCCTACCTGATGGACATCCTTGACAAGGACGGTCAACAGGAGGATACACACGCTTTTAAGGCCGAGCTGAAGACGGAGGGGAGACGACAGAGGGAAGCGGTAAGGCAGACGGACACGTTGATATAAACTTTGGCGAATACTCAAATGTGTGCTCCACCCATGAACAATTACTGAGTTGGAAATTACTTCAAATCAAAGATCAAAGTCGTTTGTTGTGAATTCGCACAAAGTACAGAATATATGTGACATGGATGATGGATATTACGAGTTTTCAAACATTAAATAATGTGCACTAACGGTGCACGTGTCGTAATGATTGAATTACGGAGATCATACAACTACTTACTTGATATGTATTAGTTCAAGATctcgcgcgcgcacacacacacacacacacgcagtggGGGCACAGACGAACTGAAGAAAAACACTACTCTTGAGGTtataatggttaaaaaaaatgtgtcgcccGGATTATAATAGAAACATACCAAATCATGGATTCAGAAGTAGATGTATATGGATAATTTGGTGGTGAAATTGTGGATTGTGATTGTGATTATTTCAATGAACGTAATAGCAGTCTTGAAACGATAAATCAACTACAGAACAACAATGTGTTCCCTTTAACTCGTACTGGATTCGACTATTTTAATTCAGGATTTATTCAAATTCTATCACACGGAAGCAGCAAGTACCTGAACACATAAATATTAATGCAAGACTTCTCAATAGATAAAACAaaggacattttaaaatgagaaCACCATTGGAAAGTATTTTCGGTAAGATGAAGTTTAAGTGTGTATTATAGCTGTAATTACAGCAATGACAACCAGTGATTTAATTACAAAAGAAAACGTGTTTCATGTATTCAATAACGTAAATTATCCCCGTAATAATAACAACGTTGCCTATCCCGTCCCGAcagtgtaatatatatatatatatatatatatatatatatatatatatatatatatatatatatatatatatatatatatatatatgaatcctGCGCGCTGCTTTATAATGATCGTAATGTGCGTGGTCACGTCCTCCGCAAATATTAATAGCaatcacaaaaatagcaattaTTTAAAGTCACCAAATGTATTCACTTAGCGTTACCTGAACGAAACATTTCGTTTAATTGGAGGAACCTCGGATTTTGTACACAGCATTTTCCAAGGACGAAGTCGGAAACGAAAACATAATTGAAAACaatttaatgaaaatatatgtcCTTTCATCTTCTGAATATATGATCATGTTTGTCCCGCTCTTGCCGTGGCATGTCTTGACAACGTCTCCTCTGAGGTAGGCTTGCTTACTGTCCAGTAGAAGTTTTTAATGCGAAGTGACACTCTTTACGTTATTATTGGCTGAACCTTGTTCTTGGCAGCGTCCCGTTCTACACAAAATTGACACGAAATTAATTTACTTTTTAGACGCATATATTTAATAATGGATCTCAATGAAGGTAATTCAACATATacgagaaaaaaatgaaattaccaACACAATACAAGCTTCTCTCGCGTTCATCGTAGCGCGTTCCTTTTTAATCTACGTGCAATAAGATGCTTACCTAAAATGGCTTTGACACGCACACTAACGTTCTTCTGTGTTCTTAGGTGGACATTTTAAAGACAACATCGGCATCGTCGTCACACGTATCCTCAATGCCAATGGGTGATAAGAAAACGAAAGGAAGAACTGGATGGCCCCAGCACGTTTGGGCTTTGGAGCTTCATCAGTAGTTTTCAGTCGATCATTTAATTCCACGCTGTTTTCTTTGGGATCCAAAAAAAGTGTTGTCTCTGTGTTATTATTCTTTGTTGAACTATCTAAGAATTACTGCGGCGTCTGATGTATTCACCGAACGACCACCAGCGTCACCCTCAACAACAGTtgataataatactaataataatttgtgGAAACAATATATGATCAATTataagacacaaacacacgtgcGTTCACAAgcctattttattatttaggcAATTTTATGTGCAATCGACAAGCTACTGGAAACTGGACATTCATAAAATGCAGTTTGGTTGatacagaaatgtgtttttctttttctactgctgtttgtgttgctgtgttctGCGTCCTCACCCAAAATTCATTATAAAATGAAGACTTAAAATTGAATTGCGTTTTTTGTTGTGCAAGGGCATGTGCCGAGTCTCTCTCAAACAAGTTCATGTCTCTTTCAGGAGTGTTACATTCTCACTTAGTCACAGGTGCCTTACTGTGTACCTTGAGGGGGCTGCCTCTTGGCATGTAATGACATCTATTAAGCTTACAACAGTCAAACTGCAAAATACATATGCAATGACTGTTtacttctttttaaaaatgtatgtgcaCCACCAACATGGATCGCTCCACCCAGTCAGGCTGTCATAGTTAGGAACTGGATTTTTGTTGTGACATATGTAGATGTTTAtgatatgaaataaaatgctGTCCTACATAACTGGCTTAGTTAACTTCATTAAGGAATGTAAATTTGGACACTAGATCGGTGACATTCTCTCTGTCAGGAGCCCAGTCATATGCTCCGCcactccattcattctactGTAACTCCGTTCTACTGTAAGTACCATCTCACCATACAGTACCATACCATGTCAGTACAGTAGAAAGACATTTAACAAAATGAGCATGGCATAACTTGCAGATTCAAGGAACATATATAATTCTCGTTCAGCTATAAGGGCTTAAATTACgaaaaagaaatgagaaataTGTTTCTTGTTCATAAACCATGATCTCTTTCTCAGTTTCTTCACCTGACCAGCATGCTGTGTGTAGTCACTGCACTAGCAGCAACCAAGTGTCACTCTCATGTCTCTCTCATGTGCACACTTAACTTCAACCTCAAGCATTAAGCACATCTCCCTCTCCTTTATGCTCACTGTGACCAATCATGCAAAACCTTTGacgaaaaaaagaggaaaaagaaagaaagaaatcttTGGAATTTGGAACATGTTTATGACAGTCCTCTGCTACTTtccaaacattataaacaagacaagacaaataaCGACAACAATAAATAATGGTCAACAGATTCACTAACAATAAACTGCCACAAAAACATCTGGCTCGCTGGCAAATTCAGTTCCAAACTAACCTGTGTCCCAAATGGCTTATAAAGATGAAGTTATGGCCAGGGCCTTATTCCTCAATTGGGTTACCATGTTGTGCAGGATTAAGAAGCTCTTTCTATGTTCCAGAAACCGCATTGCTGCTGTATTCGCG includes:
- the LOC128754498 gene encoding heart- and neural crest derivatives-expressed protein 2-like, yielding MCGRFCAAMSLVSGFPQHPAMHHHDSHHYSLHAATATRCQEDSAAAPQYFTSWFISRADMPPTEYKFAPGYSPDYHGNNGAGSNGGLDSHYHHHYGPTALLSHGVRNSETGAAIGLQHQTHPRSVKRRPTANRKERRRTQSINSAFAELRECIPNVPADTKLSKIKTLRLATSYISYLMDILDKDGQQEDTHAFKAELKTEGRRQREAVDILKTTSASSSHVSSMPMGDKKTKGRTGWPQHVWALELHQ